A single genomic interval of Zingiber officinale cultivar Zhangliang chromosome 4A, Zo_v1.1, whole genome shotgun sequence harbors:
- the LOC121969723 gene encoding protein LTV1 homolog — protein MGKKKFIDKKKSATFHLLACDTSDSTTSFFGGHENDRVFVRVDNNNFQCPGFLNDDNNHDHSDLNEESDSIFADAVVDHDDDVGFGSSLQPPWAGTATSSSSKKGMLPDHVRKEILELGLPDDGYNYLIHLREIKNTGGGSSYFENSKAKLDRLTLDVKAYDASRLQINSEVIDGDGKDIMYAVASNTRSVKVQKVVDPDVLRLLDDSDLSRFGSDDEGFEEDFVVKANLPEVEKEQVKHVQEEREEIKAGAVQEDVSVGDVCLDLQEQVDGTVIVEGNINDNFICDEKPRVRRFLDEQFDLLTLREYDNDSDDDNVHYDDAEREMLNSKLRDALKEFALDELEAEGKYRFAGDKKNDHQENIGGTEVDDPEVIRRCVEYAEKYLNESHDEEVFVEESSDESEGWDCETIVSTYSNLDNHPGRIQAPENLNKKFPRIFLGDLTTRSNVITLRGKEKLPVNYLPDKVKTADKVKLPASLINDKPKRRSRSESKDEKKERKAALKEERRESRRAKKELKGLYKCEGQRAQKVAAISGPSSIHIM, from the exons ATGGGGAAGAAGAAGTTTATTGATAAGAAGAAGTCAGCTACCTTCCACCTCCTTGCCTGTGACACGTCTGACAGTACTACCTCTTTTTTTGGGGGCCATGAGAATGATCGTGTTTTTGTCAGGGTAGATAACAACAATTTCCAGTGTCCTGGTTTCCTCAATGATGATAACAACCATGACCATTCTGATCTCAATGAAGAATCAGATTCCATCTTTGCTGATGCTGTAGTTGATCATGATGATGATGTTGGGTTCGGAAGCAGCCTGCAGCCACCATGGGCTGGCACTGCCACTTCAAGCTCTTCTAAAAAAGGGATGCTTCCAGATCACGTCAGGAAGGAGATTCTAGAATTGGGCCTCCCTGATGATGGCTATAACTATTTAATCCACCTGCGTGAAATTAAGAACACAGGTGGAGGCTCCTCCTACTTTGAGAACTCCAAGGCCAAGCTTGACCGGTTGACACTAGATGTCAAG GCCTATGATGCTTCAAGGCTTCAAATTAATTCTGAGGTTATTGATGGTGATGGTAAGGACATTATGTATGCTGTTGCTTCAAACACAAGATCAGTCAAGGTTCAGAAGGTAGTGGATCCAGATGTTTTAAGGTTGCTAGATGACAGCGATCTGTCACGGTTTGGATCAGATGATGAGGGTTTTGAAGAGGACTTTGTGGTTAAGGCAAACCTTCCTGAAGTAGAGAAGGAACAGGTTAAACATGTACAGGAAGAGAGAGAAGAGATCAAGGCTGGTGCTGTACAAGAGGATGTTTCAGTAGGAGATGTCTGTCTGGATCTTCAGGAGCAGGTGGATGGTACAGTCATAGTGGAAGGAAATATtaatgataattttatttgtgatgaaAAGCCAAGAGTACGCCGCTTTTTGGACGAGCAGTTTGATCTG CTTACACTACGTGAGTATGATAATGATAGTGACGATGATAATGTTCATTACGATGATGCTGAACGTGAAATGCTTAATTCGAAGCTTCGTGATGCCCTTAAAGAGTTTGCACTAGATGAATTAGAGGCCGAGGGCAAGTACAGATTTGCAGGAGATAAGAAGAATGATCATCAAGAGAATATCGGAGGCACAGAAGTAGATGATCCCGAAGTAATCCGTAGATGTGTTGAGTATGCTGAAAAATACTTGAATGAAAGCCATGATGAAGAAGTCTTTGTTGAGGAAAGTAGTGATGAATCTGAAGGTTGGGACTGTGAGACAATTGTTTCTACTTATTCAAATCTTGATAACCACCCTGGAAGAATACAAGCTCCTGAAAATCTTAACAAGAAGTTTCCAAGGATTTTTCTTGGAGATTTAACTACAAGGAGTAATGTGATTACACTTCGAGGAAAGGAGAAGCTTCCAGTCAATTATCTACCTGACAAGGTAAAAACTGCTGATAAAGTAAAATTGCCAGCATCCTTAATCAATGATAAACCAAAGAGGAGATCACGCAGTGAGTCAAAGGAcgaaaagaaggagagaaag GCTGCTCtaaaagaagagagaagagaatCACGAAGGGCAAAGAAAGAACTGAAAGGCTTGTACAAATGTGAAGGCCAGAGAGCTCAGAAGGTTGCTGCTATTTCAGGGCCATCTTCCATACACATAAT GTGA